The Periplaneta americana isolate PAMFEO1 chromosome 1, P.americana_PAMFEO1_priV1, whole genome shotgun sequence DNA segment atattcgcacattcaaagactcctttaaattgagctttatcaataaatcgcgacttatgcgtcttagtgttcttttctttttaaaagcgtgattagaaaggtcaaatggatttaaacacttcttATATAGCCTATTACGCGTTCTTTACCGTCActgatgttgtatagaagtcacgtcactccgtgaaattcaaaccctgactgattatttttctcttctatattttgtctcctgccatctgtttaacgccataaagtttactgccttacccagccttgctctCTTTAAATACTTCACTattttacagtataaacatacagcattgtgaagggctccccctcttagctgttctgacaataataagataacttagatatttactgttccttaagttattgatcatttgatgaatgaatgcatttctttCGTAGTGTTGCGAGATCAGATATTACATGCAACGAGGATTTCGTAAAAACTGCTGCGGACAGCCTTCTAGTCTATCTATGGCTAAGTAGTACATTAGCTgggaatcgcgagcgcgtgcatgcctccggaaaataaattgttacaaatgtatgtgtggagatcccacatttctaaatgcagtagtttacagataatgcATCAGGAAACAAGTctataattttttcagatttttaacttggctatttaatatagtaattatgctttgaaaaaggaatgattaaaaaatacgccaaattttgaatttattagtgataggcctaaagtaataaaaagtgttgtatttagtctttaaaatgcgccaaaccgcaaatctcaattatttgtagacacagagttccaagtcagttcatgtaacagtgcgcgcataatttgcgtaatttcagatagtcataactacacaaataattaataattgtgaaaataaaacaatacgggtctctttatttgatgtctggaattcatgaaaaaaaattcgaccatttccgagaaggtcgtgttttattgctgtgcgatttgacgtggaatgactccagtagagtgttagttgggaggccggagggaaaaagacctttggagaggccgagacgtagatgggaagataatattaaaatggatttgagggaggtgggatatatgagactggattaatcttgctcaggatagtgatcaatggcaggcttatgcgggttccttaaaagccagtaagtaagtaagcaaaatctctgaatataacagaaaaagaaaatctccgttttgtgtgaacataaataaatgaactttGTACTTTGTacaatcctgataacaataagcctcaaaatctgaatattgtaagaaatttcttCATAGAACATAAAACATTTCCGTCTGAATCTCAGAGTTttataagtttgtttactcttaaagcaaggacaacaatgaacataaaaagcagtcaaagaaaacaactggactgactaaagtGAACTATGAATGACTTTCTTCAATTTGACATTCAAACCTTTCTCGACTTTCTTGGTCCAAAAATGGGAACAAATCTCTCACGTCACTTTCCTTTTGAGGATTCAAGGACACTTGCTGAACAGACTTCGGCTTCAGGCCGTCTACAGCATGCTCCTCATATTTGGTCTTCCAGATACGGAATGGAACACAGTTTGCTGGTTCATAGGTGGCAGAACATAATGTACTAGGTCGTTGGTACTTTAGTAGTATATATTTCTGTGTGCTGAATACACATCCTTTTGTGGTAGTCTTGACTAGGAAAAAAAGAAGACAATGCTTCATTCCAGTCTTCTATTATACTCCTGTCCAGAGCTAGATTGAACGGTGCTGGATTGATCTGCAAGTGACGACTACTTCCCAGTAAGATTTCGCTGTGAATGCAGTTGCCATTTTTCTAGCTTTTGTCTTCAAAAGCCCAAAGTTacagtaacattgaccaaaagaATGTCCACGCACAGGGAAGACATGAATGATATCTACATTGTATCATTTTGCAAGCCATGAACAAAATTTTACTAtggtaatatttttgttttgcccTCTGCAGGcatcagagagaaaaaaaaacaatgtgagATAAGCCTGTAAACttcataaatgttttctccacacAATCTGCCAGAAAAGATGCGACACTATTTGCATTCTTGTTGGCATCAGTTTTTAAAAAACTATAGAAATAGGAAGAACTATCATTATGGACGTGGACAGTGAACATACAGAGTCACATCAAGCGCTTATAGAATTGCCACGTGACATTTAACTTAGGCAGAGGCAGATTCTGTGAGTAATCAAACTTCAAAACAAGAAGTGTTGTATCTATCTTTGCCTGTTCAATGAACTTGTTCTTCACGTCTAAATAAATCTTTGCTCTCTCCTTATGTTGTTCATATTCTTCTTTGCAAGGATCCTCAGAATTTGTTGTTAACTTCCGTTGACAGATTGTGCGAAAGTCACACACatctgttttttgttttttaaatttatataggtcTTTATTGGTGAAATACTAAAATATGTGGAATAATTCATTTTGAGTTCATTACCTATTTTCTCTTTGTCGTAATCACAAAAAAGAGAATAGAGAATTTTTACATTCAATTCACGattgtcaaaatatattttatttgaatcaGTATAATGACTCTTGTTTTGTGGTATTGTTGTCAGATGTTTATCTATTGGTTTCCACATATTCTCTGCAAATTTGTGCGGTCTGTTATCGTGAGAGCTTCTTTTCTCTGTAAATATCTCATTATTTAAAAGTTTACTTTGAATGATACGTAATCATTTTTCCAAAACATCATACACCTGGAAGCCATCTTTTGACAGACTTGGTTATGTTTTCCCTAGtccaacaaaaaatatttccagATATGTGATCGGCACCTTCCAGAATTCTCCATTAGCTTACGTTTGTATTTCAGTTCCAATATTTCCATGCACCTGGCCAATTCACTGTCTTGCACACTTTTTTCTCTAGTATTATAGAAATATTGAAAAATCTTCCTCTGCCGAGATGTACTTACTCTTTCGAAGCACTTCTGACTGCTACAACtttcaattacattatttttcttacCAAGTACAACTTTTCCACTTGAAGAAACGTGCGGTTCTCCCTTAATCTTACGCCTTTTTGATGTGTCTTTCTTTCTGTTCGTCTTGTTGACCATCCTCAGCCATTTCCACCCTgtcatatttgcttggtttctacTAAGAGAAAACACATATTGTACAGTATGTGGTAATGcacagcactagctctacttgtagactgactgactaaatcgcgcacgTACACacccctgtcctgcaggtatgtacagtgcaatcaaaacaaaattttgctattataattagcgaattattcactacattttaaaccattTTCCCAAAGAAGGGTTTATAGGTCTATCCCCCTTTCTTCTGGCAAAGTCCTCAATTAATAAAGCATAGAGAGAAGTGagtgtttagttaaatgagattagttttagtaagaataagataaataaatgggaaAGGGATAGAGTAAGTAGAAGAAAAAGGGAGATGAAACAGAGATGAGAGCAGTGGTAGAAAAGTGATCAGAGTCATTTATATGTACCTAATAGccggatgttaaaaaaaaaggtaagcaGAATATGTTTCCAAGGGAGTAATagcactgtatacagaaatgtgaagtgCAAATGATGTAAGCTGGcgaaataaatatcatataatatttctactgaacgTAAAAAGAAAACAATCGGTTACACTGGGGGATCGAACCTAAAACCTTCGCATTACATTAATACCACACAACTATATGAGCCTCTGAGACAAGATGGAGAGACAAGTGTTATCCAGCCTTTTGGTCTCACTGCAGGCAGGTACTATTCCAAAATACAGACAAAGAATGTCCTTATGTGAACCGCACTGTAGACCATAAACTTTCCACTATCAAGAGTCAGTCCATCCTTTCTTTGGGGAGCACAGTTAGTAGAATTGAGATCTTGTGGAACATATCTGTATCTTTTTGTAGTGGAACTGGGAACCATTCTAGTATTTGTCTCTTTTAAAATAACTAGCGTAGTTATTTTATGAACAAGAAAACCACTAAAAAAATTGATTGACTGGTTTTGGAATTTCATCTCAAATGTCCAGAATGCAAGCCCAATATTTCACCATTCAGTCACCAGCCACCTCGCTAAGTTTTAGCGATATTAGTGACAAAAAAAGTTGACATGACTTTGTtgccatttatttttatgtatatttgatcTGTTTCAATTGTGTGACACCAGTGTTAATTCCACTACTTTCTAGCTTCTGCATCTTTTTTTTCATATGATTCCTTTTTAAGGTCACAATTTGGGAACcactaaatttgaaaattttattgtatatagtGGGCTTGTTTCCAAATGGAATTTAGACGAAATTTGCAGTTAAGAATGGGttcatatatttttcataaactgcaataattattataattaggtAAGTACGGAACTTCtaataataagtttatttcaaTACTTATTTTAATATACAATTGGTTGAACTGTTTATTAAATGAAAGATATCACTTATACTCTGTTCTTTTATGAACTTCTTGTTgcatttcttaattattattattatcattattattattattattattattattattattattattattattattattattattattattattatctgtttgtTGTTTTCCATTGGCCATTAACTTAATGTCCTGCAACatttttactttatcattatacTAGATATATTAAGGAGAAACTGTGTTGCTGCAAAACATCGATTTCGGGCTTTTGACATGTTTTTAGTATTCTTAATGCCAAAAAGTGGTTTTTGACTTATCATCAGTGGtggctgattggctgaggcaagtgaggccggaccTCAGTAACTTggctaactttatttatttatttatttatttatttatgtttcatcAATCTTGTCTGGACATGACGGATTTGATGCATTCCAGTTCAAATCCGTCATTTCCACATCaaatacaattataatatataatttcactAGTACTATGAACAACTTCTTAACTTAACAACTCTGTACTAAACGTAATAGTTTAATATCATTTAATACTGTGCATctattatattgtaacttttatgcAACAATgcgtgacttttatttctaactttaatcaCACACCCATCAACAATGAGTATTCCACtgaacacagcaacacagtagtcgttattgcactccaccgaacgacaatgacaattcacgtgtattattgagaagaacaacaatgtactcctaatttcaactaatgttcacaaagcactatgtacaaaacaaaactgtcagttcacagttcgttcgccttggccagttcttctagctcactcactcaagttcatggTATGTCGAACCCCAAGTCTTCCAGacacagttcactgcacttcgaacccaagacttccagatacagttcactgcacttcgaacccaagccttctagATGTGGTTCTCTGCACTAGAACCCCACCCTCCAGATGTGGTTccttgcacgtcgaacccaagacctcGGGTACGTTGCACTcccctggatactgccacagttacagattcactcaagttcactacacgtcgaactcaggttcaCCTTGATCCAAGACTTGAAGACCAACTAGCTCTCTCgcagctgactgactgactcctCCGAAGGCTGCTCGCACTTTTATACTAGACCATtgtctagaatgttctgcgtcgcAAAGCCTCTGGGGCCCACAATCtatttccaaacatttcaccTGCTCCCTCCGCCGTGCTGTCCCATAGCCTTCTTTCCCCTTTGCTTCGCGCTGCGCTTCAGCACCTACCAAAGCTCGAGCCTCGCCTCCCCGCGCCTTCCTTTCCGCTGGACGCGCGCGTACACTCCCGAGGCAACTAGGATTTTCTAGAATGCTCCAGATGGGTACCACATTGTTCCTCCTTACGATTGTACACGGACAGCCCTTTGGTAAGCCGTTAGTCGGTCCAggtgcaccaccatcatcttccctc contains these protein-coding regions:
- the LOC138699928 gene encoding uncharacterized protein: MDPTFPFVTILREDDGGAPGPTNGLPKGCPCTIVRRNNVVPIWSILENPSCLGSVRARPAERKARGGEARALVGAEAQREAKGKEGYGTARRREQVKCLEIDCGPQRLCDAEHSRQWSSIKVRAAFGGVSQSAARELVGLQVLDQGEPEFDV